One genomic window of Conger conger chromosome 7, fConCon1.1, whole genome shotgun sequence includes the following:
- the tiprl gene encoding TIP41-like protein, translating into MMSHGFKSSKQDFTFGPWKVTAEKTHIMKSKDIERLAEEMHMPALPEMLFGDNVLRIQHTDSFGIEFNAIDALKCVNNLQESVKVACAQEWQESRADSEHSKEVVKRYDWTYTTDYRGTLLGDELKIKVTPTTERIDMERLKAREQIMFFEDVLLFEDELHDHGVSMISVKIRVMPTSFFVLMRFFLRVDGVMIRINDTRLYHEAGKDYMLREFTTRESKISGLQHVPPALFTDPNEISQHLPLKLTECEKLEFPDAGCTDTPQ; encoded by the exons ATGATGTCCCATGGATTTAAAAGTAGTAAGCAAGACTTTACATTTGGACCATGGAAGGTTACTGCAGAAAAAACCCACATAATGAAATCAAAAGACATTGAGCG TTTAGCTGAAGAGATGCACATGCCCGCACTGCCTGAGATGCTGTTTGGGGACAACGTGCTGCGCATTCAGCACACCGACAGCTTTGGGATTGAGTTCAATGCCATCGATGCCCTGAAGTGCGTCAACAACCTGCAGGAGTCTGTGAAAGTGGCCTGTGCACAGGAGTGGCAGGAGAGCAG AGCTGATTCGGAGCACTCCAAGGAGGTGGTGAAGCGTTATGACTGGACATACACCACAGACTACAGAGGAACCTTGCTGGGGGATGAGCTGAAGATAAAG GTGACACCCACTACAGAGCGCATCGACATGGAGAGGCTAAAGGCACGAGAGCAGATCATGTTCTTTGAGGACGTGTTGCTGTTTGAGGATGAGCTGCATGACCATGGAGTCTCCATGATCAGCGTTAAAATT AGAGTGATGCCCACCAGTTTCTTTGTGTTGATGCGGTTCTTCTTGCGGGTTGATGGGGTCATGATCCGGATCAACGACACACGGCTTTATCACGAG GCCGGTAAGGATTATATGCTGAGAGAGTTCACAACTCGAGAAAGCAAAATTTCAGGACTACAG CATGTTCCCCCTGCTTTGTTCACTGACCCCAACGAGATTTCCCAACACTTGCCTCTGAAGCTGACCGAGTGTGAGAAACTGGAGTTCCCTGATGCTGGGTGTACTGACACGCCACAGTGA